The Primulina eburnea isolate SZY01 chromosome 13, ASM2296580v1, whole genome shotgun sequence genome includes a region encoding these proteins:
- the LOC140810666 gene encoding uncharacterized protein, producing the protein MGKAKKTPKFAVMKKVISRKAIKHYKEEVLNPNKKDWSKEKLPRNVPQVSSALFFKHNTALGPPYRVLVDTNFINFSIQNKLDLEKGMMDCLYAKCTPCITDCVMAELEKLGEKYRVALRIAKDPRFERLPCTHKGTYADDCLVDRVTQHKCYIVATCDRDLKRRIRKIPGVPIMYITKHRYSIERLPEATIGGAPRY; encoded by the exons ATGGGAAAAGCGAAGAAAACCCCCAAATTTGCCGTAATGAAGAAAGTAATCTCCCGCAAAGCAATTAAACA TTACAAGGAGGAGGTCTTAAACCCTAATAAGAAAGACTGGAGCAAGGAAAAGCTCCCGAGAAATGT GCCTCAGGTTTCATCAGCTCTTTTCTTCAAGCACAACACTGCTTTGGGTCCGCCATACAGAGTCTTAGTTGATACTAACTTCATTAATTTCTCCATCCAAAATAAG TTGGATTTGGAGAAAGGGATGATGGACTGCTTGTATGCAAAAT GTACTCCTTGTATCACGGACTGTGTTATGGCTGAGCTTGAAAAGTTGGGTGAAAAATACAGAGTTGCGCTGAG AATTGCCAAGGATCCTCGATTTGAAAGGCTTCCGTGTACTCACAAGGGAACCTATGCTGATGATTGCCTTGTTGATAGGGTTACACAG CACAAATGCTACATTGTTGCAACTTGTGATCGAGATTTGAAAAGGAGAATACGGAAG aTACCTGGTGTACCAATCATGTATATCACGAAGCACAGGTACTCCATCGAACGACTACCCGAAGCAACAATCGGTGGAG CTCCACGATACTGA
- the LOC140809869 gene encoding uncharacterized protein, whose product MYAGGKMNREGGEFFMGRWWKRGILVGKREGSCTPTPSWNFGLIKPDGLFIQDSNFPTNREPNLSARKLGAHLWEVQSQPKLRGANMSRYGPRSNQFGEEACGVFRQRGEAPSETFAGQQSSGGSLRNQAAFLLAERKKRVEQAQQSLSPSTYHSSLEMVPSRAAITSNCSLNSNSEMGESSYTLKTSTDLLKVLNRIWSLEERHALDMSIVNMLKQELNESRARIKVLLQGKRRDKQELDNTSNRVAGNKVSRKNKEQDRVKDLVKSVEVKLEDERKLRKYSENLCYKRVRELSATKVLLRDALKELELERKRRAMLEDLCDEFASGIRKYEQQVRLLKQQPRVDQIGRNGDNGLILHVSEAWLDERKQVKLADDSNVQKTSVLDRLNSEIEIFLEAKRPGCAKKYDHVYSSKRASKSNIFRHSLESIHLNDPSSAPWNANEEDDSDFVGLHFSRFNRVASSKNENGFNCRQEVEITSDDHLKETDRLKMTKKIILSGKAVKGGFNRPRMQTRSPEFVKERMHQLGNNYKDLSKESPGNTDETNNARIQRRTAVMERASASRNLSWASEIKKIQYEDNHMDHVFDLSTFTDPCSPVKKWISETTAEDPNVSESSTSSHRTLKPNTLKAKLLEARLERQRSSARASKDLSQVDQS is encoded by the exons ATGTATGCGGGAGGGAAGATGAATAGAGAAGGGGGAGAATTTTTTATGGGGAGGTGGTGGAAACGCGGGATTTTGGTGGGTAAAAGGGAGGGAAGTTGTACCCCTACGCCTTCCTGGAATTTTGGGTTAATTAAACCTGACGGCTTGTTCATTCAAGATTCCAACTTCCCAACTAACAGAGAGCCAAATCTTTCCGCCAGAAAGTTGGGTGCCCATCTGTGGGAGGTGCAGTCTCAACCCAAACTCAGGGGGGCTAATATGAGCAGATATGGCCCCAGGTCGAATCAATTTGGAGAGGAGGCTTGTGGAGTTTTTAGACAAAGGGGTGAAGCACCGTCCGAAACTTTTGCGGGGCAG CAAAGCAGTGGCGGTAGTTTGAGAAATCAAGCTGCATTCTTACTGGCGGAACGCAAAAAAAGGGTTGAGCAAGCTCAACAGTCTCTGTCTCCATCTACTTACCACAGCTCATTGGAG ATGGTTCCCAGTCGAGCTGCAATCACTTCAAACTGTTCTCTAAACTCGAACAGTGAAATGGGAGAATCAAGTTATACGCTGAAGACCTCCACAGATTTGCTTAAAGTACTCAACAGAATTTGGAGCCTTGAAGAAAGGCATGCCTTGGATATGTCTATAGTAAACATGCTGAAACAAGAATTAAACGAATCCCGGGCACGAATCAAAGTACTACTGCAAGGAAAAAGAAGGGATAAACAAGAGTTGGATAACACATCAAATAGAGTGGCAGGGAATAAAGTTTCGAGGAAGAATAAGGAGCAAGATCGGGTCAAAGATCTTGTCAAGTCTGTGGAGGTTAAGTTAGAAGATGAACGGAAACTTAGAAAGTACTCAGAAAACCTTTGTTATAAGAGGGTTCGAGAACTTTCAGCAACGAAAGTTCTATTACGTGATGCTTTGAAAGAGCTTGAATTAGAGAGGAAAAGGCGGGCCATGCTTGAAGATCTCTGTGATGAGTTTGCAAGCGGCATAAGAAAATATGAACAACAGGTAAGGCTCTTGAAGCAACAACCTAGAGTGGATCAGATTGGTAGGAATGGCGATAATGGATTGATCCTTCATGTTTCAGAAGCCTGGCTAGACGAGCGAAAGCAGGTGAAGCTAGCAGACGACAGTAATGTACAAAAGACATCTGTTTTGGACAGGTTAAAttctgaaattgaaatctttctCGAAGCAAAACGACCTGGTTGTGCTAAGAAATATGATCATGTATACTCCTCCAAAAGGGCTAGCAAAAGTAACATATTCAGGCATTCTTTGGAATCGATTCACTTGAATGACCCCTCGAGTGCTCCTTGGAACGCAAATGAAGAAGATGATTCTGATTTTGTTGGTCTCCATTTTTCGCGGTTTAACAGAGTGGCAAGTTCGAAGAATGAAAATGGTTTTAACTGCCGGCAAGAGGTGGAAATCACTTCAGATGACCATCTCAAAGAAACGGATAGATTAAAAATGACAAAGAAAATCATCCTATCAGGAAAAGCTGTCAAGGGTGGTTTCAATCGGCCTAGAATGCAAACTCGGTCACCAGAGTTTGTCAAAGAGAGGATGCACCAACTCGGAAACAACTACAAGGACTTATCAAAAGAAAGCCCAGGAAACACAGATGAAACAAACAATGCAAGAATACAGAGAAGAACTGCTGTTATGGAAAGAGCTTCCGCATCCAGAAACCTTTCTTGGGCatcagaaatcaagaaaattcaatacGAGGATAATCACATGGATCATGTGTTTGATCTATCTACATTTACTGATCCTTGCAGTCCTGTAAAAAAGTGGATATCAGAGACAACAGCAGAAGATCCCAACGTTTCTGAATCGTCTACATCATCTCATCGAACATTAAAGCCCAATACATTGAAAGCGAAGTTGCTGGAAGCAAGGCTAGAACGCCAACGATCCAGTGCCAGAGCTTCCAAAGATTTGTCCCAAGTCGACCAAAGCTGA
- the LOC140808934 gene encoding eukaryotic translation initiation factor 1A-like: MPKNKGKGGKNRKRGKNEADDEKRELVFKEDGQEYAQVQRMLGNGRCEATCIDGAKRLCHIRGKMHKKVWIAAGDIILVGLRDYQDDKADVILKYMPDEARLLKAYGELPENTRLNEGIAGGLDEEDDGPGDDYIEFEDEDIDKL; encoded by the exons ATGCCGAAGAACAAGGGTAAGGGAGGTAAGAATCGCAAGAGAGGGAAGAACGAAGCCGACGATGAGAAGCGAGAGCTGGTGTTCAAGGAGGATGGGCAAGAATATGCGCAGGTGCAGCGGATGCTCGGCAACGGCCGATGCGAAGCTACGTGCATCGACGGCGCGAAGCGCCTCTGCCATATCCGGGGGAAGATGCACAAGAAGGTCTGGATCGCTGCCGGCGACATTATCCTCGTCGGACTTCGCGATTACCAG GATGATAAGGCCGATGTGATCCTGAAGTACATGCCAGATGAAGCGAGATTATTGAAGGCTTATGGTGAGCTGCCTGAGAATACGAGACTTAACGAAGGTATTGCTGGTGGACTTGACGAAGAAGATGATGGTCCCGGTGATGATTACATTGAATTCGAGGATGAGGATATCGACAAGCTCTAG
- the LOC140808933 gene encoding uncharacterized protein has translation MSSTLIRKWKPGSSSLDSFSYQFLQRCSVSGTAKGKGKIKTGQALKRSKVTTKKGAAADSSEKEGPRKRGELEEMVEKCLTATPPLRFMKPKEKAREAEREKMGLVSKGNEQAKNKLKKLGKDFESPFLMGTPGLDLISLGLVDADKIPKYELTVEDGRGLAKEYSRVLMRMHRARQAAESTLLRLKKEAIDALPEHLKGAALVPDLTPFPINRFMATLTPPIEGYVEKINEAAKKGSGKEKLR, from the coding sequence ATGAGCTCAACCTTGATCAGGAAATGGAAGCCCGGGAGTTCATCACTGGACTCATTTAGCTACCAATTCTTGCAGAGATGTTCCGTCAGTGGAACAGCGAAGGGGAAAGGTAAGATCAAAACTGGGCAGGCATTGAAAAGATCGAAAGTTACTACAAAAAAGGGGGCAGCTGCAGATTCCTCTGAAAAAGAAGGACCCAGAAAGAGGGGTGAACTGGAAGAAATGGTTGAGAAATGCTTGACCGCCACTCCACCACTCAGATTCATGAAACCTAAAGAAAAAGCTAGGGAAGCTGAACGAGAGAAAATGGGGCTAGTGAGCAAGGGTAACGAGCAGGCAAAAAACAAGCTAAAAAAACTGGGAAAGGATTTCGAGTCTCCCTTCCTCATGGGAACTCCTGGACTGGATTTGATCAGTTTAGGTTTAGTTGATGCTGATAAAATTCCGAAGTATGAGCTTACTGTTGAGGATGGGCGAGGGCTTGCCAAAGAGTATAGTCGGGTTTTGATGAGGATGCATAGGGCGAGGCAGGCTGCAGAGTCGACACTGCTGCGGTTGAAAAAAGAAGCAATCGATGCGCTACCTGAACACTTGAAGGGAGCTGCTTTGGTTCCAGATTTGACGCCTTTTCCCATTAACCGGTTTATGGCGACACTGACACCACCAATTGAAGGCTACGTTGAGAAGATCAACGAGGCAGCAAAGAAGGGCTCTGGCAAAGAGAAGCTCAGATAA